The Ramlibacter sp. PS4R-6 nucleotide sequence ACCGATGCTGTGGGTGCTGCTGGCGGCCGCGGGCTTCACCAACGTCGGCTTCAACTGGGGCGTGACCGTCGGCGACGTGGTGCGCGTGGTGCTGCTGTTCTACCTGATGCCGGCATGGACCGTGATCCTCGCGTGGATCATGCTCGGCGAGCGGCCGACGCGCTGGTCGCTGGTGCGCCTCGTGATCGCGATGGCCGGCGTGGTCATCGTGCTGAAGACGCCCGAGACACCCTGGCCGGTGCCGCAGTCGCTGCCGGACTGGCTCGCCATCGCGGGCGGCTTCAGCTTCGCGCTGACCAACATCGTGCTGCGCCGCCTGCGCCACGTCGAGGCGCCGGCGCGCATCTTCTCGATGTTCGCGGGCGGGGCGCTGCTGGCCGGCGCGTCGGCGCTGGTCGGCATGGGCGCGGGCGTGGTGCCGGCGCTGCCGGCGCCGCAGCTGGCGTGGACGGCCGTCGGCCTGGCGCTCAGCCTCGGCTTCCTCGCCAGCAATGTCGCGCTGCAGTACGGCGCGGCGCGGCTGGATGCGCATGCGTCGGCGCTCATCATGCTGTCGGAGATCGTGTTCGCCAGCGTGTCGTCGGTGGCGCTGGGCGCCGCGGTGCTCACCTGGCGCATCGCGGTCGGCGGCGCCTTGATCCTCTTCGCCGCGGTGTGGTCGGCGTGGGACGGGCGCACAATAGGCGACCCATCCGCGAGAGGAGACGCGCCATGACCACCATCTACGACTTCGAGGCCCAGCAGATCGACGGCAAGACGGTGCCGCTGTCCAAGTTCAAGGGCAAGCCGATGCTGATCGTGAACACGGCCAGCGCCTGCGGCTACACGCCGCAGTTCGCGGGGCTGGAGGAACTGCACAAGGCCTATGGCGGCAAGGGGCTGGTGGTGCTGGGCTTCCCGTGCAACCAGTTCGGCTCTCAGGACCCGGGCAGCAACGAGGAGATCT carries:
- a CDS encoding DMT family transporter, translating into MPPSERPGVAPALALMLNAFVWGVSWWPFRELQSLGLHPLWATALIYAVSLALLLAVRPQAWRGLAREPMLWVLLAAAGFTNVGFNWGVTVGDVVRVVLLFYLMPAWTVILAWIMLGERPTRWSLVRLVIAMAGVVIVLKTPETPWPVPQSLPDWLAIAGGFSFALTNIVLRRLRHVEAPARIFSMFAGGALLAGASALVGMGAGVVPALPAPQLAWTAVGLALSLGFLASNVALQYGAARLDAHASALIMLSEIVFASVSSVALGAAVLTWRIAVGGALILFAAVWSAWDGRTIGDPSARGDAP